The proteins below come from a single Gimesia alba genomic window:
- a CDS encoding lactonase family protein, producing MNLPRQSRRWFLKSSFAMSGAIPLVAGLAQAKLNDTSKPLMAYVGTFSSPLQDVLETQVDLPPGNGRGIHLFQINRETGAMTPAGIHAMGTSPSCLAVNAAGTHLYSTNETDRVGKEKHGTVSSFTISKHDGSLKPLNTVSSGGAGPTYVSIHPSGRFLLIANYFGGSVAVLPILQDGQLGEATDIKNDAGKIGPTTATNAPEGSFAISGHDRTHAHMIQSDPSGRFVLHVDLGLDKIYIWKFDEKTGKLTANDPPAISLPPGDGPRHFHFHPNGRWFYSIQEEGSTIVLFDYDSEEGKLTSRQTLSTLPAEFVGSNFCSEILVSDDGKFVYAGNRLHDSIGIFSVGAKGELTYIGEEWTRGNYPRSFSFDPTGEFLYCCNQRADSVAIFQVDKATGKLKFTNQYAAVGNPSHIVFLDLSKRVD from the coding sequence ATGAATCTTCCCCGTCAATCTCGCCGTTGGTTTCTTAAATCTTCTTTTGCAATGTCAGGGGCAATTCCACTTGTCGCTGGCTTGGCTCAAGCAAAATTGAATGATACAAGTAAACCACTGATGGCCTATGTGGGTACATTCAGTTCCCCCCTACAAGATGTGTTAGAGACTCAAGTTGACTTGCCGCCCGGTAATGGACGCGGTATTCATCTTTTCCAAATTAATCGAGAGACCGGGGCAATGACACCTGCGGGCATCCATGCAATGGGGACAAGTCCGAGTTGTCTGGCGGTCAATGCAGCAGGCACTCATCTTTATTCCACGAATGAAACAGATCGTGTCGGAAAAGAGAAACATGGAACAGTCAGCTCTTTCACGATCAGCAAGCACGATGGAAGTTTGAAACCGCTCAATACGGTTAGTTCTGGTGGTGCAGGTCCCACTTATGTGAGCATCCATCCTTCAGGTCGATTTCTGTTGATCGCAAATTATTTTGGTGGTTCTGTGGCAGTACTTCCCATTCTGCAAGATGGTCAGTTGGGAGAGGCGACAGATATTAAGAACGACGCAGGAAAAATTGGTCCTACAACAGCGACGAACGCACCCGAAGGCAGCTTTGCCATCAGCGGCCATGATCGAACACACGCACATATGATTCAATCTGATCCATCAGGACGTTTTGTGCTGCACGTCGATTTGGGTTTAGATAAAATCTATATCTGGAAGTTCGATGAAAAAACGGGAAAACTGACCGCGAATGATCCCCCAGCCATCTCGCTCCCCCCCGGTGATGGTCCCCGGCATTTCCATTTTCATCCTAATGGACGTTGGTTTTATTCGATCCAGGAAGAGGGCTCAACAATTGTTTTGTTTGATTATGATTCTGAAGAGGGGAAGCTGACCTCAAGGCAAACTCTTTCTACTCTTCCAGCCGAGTTTGTGGGCAGCAACTTCTGCTCAGAGATTCTTGTTTCTGATGATGGAAAGTTTGTTTATGCGGGAAATCGTCTGCATGACAGTATCGGCATCTTTTCAGTTGGCGCGAAAGGCGAGTTGACTTATATCGGTGAAGAATGGACTCGCGGAAATTACCCACGCAGTTTCAGTTTCGATCCTACAGGAGAATTCCTCTATTGTTGCAATCAACGGGCAGATAGCGTTGCCATCTTTCAGGTGGACAAGGCAACGGGCAAGTTGAAATTCACCAATCAGTATGCTGCTGTCGGCAACCCTTCGCATATTGTCTTTCTTGACCTTTCGAAAAGAGTTGATTAA
- a CDS encoding MraY family glycosyltransferase codes for MMNEDLTFLGILLFLAAIISIVCTKTIIKNAARIGLISEPTERCAHVNPTPNGGGLAFVISFLAMASLLYSWNYISGNIVLGIGFGSLLIAAIGFFDDYLHLSIKLRLLSQTLIITTTLFVLSPLPSIQLLGFELNSPWVSWTLITLILVWWLNLFNFMDGIDGLASLESICILVSAIILIGFQRILSNEGVLILLLIASLLGFIGYNWAPAKIFMGDAGSTFLGYVLGMIALLTIINGSLNPWAWLILSGVFWVDATTTLLRRMSNGERWYQAHQSHTYQRVSRWLELKDGTDNGRSVAHRKVTLFIFMINVCWLFPSAGITLMWPEWGLLIWGIAWAPLLFLAFYFGAGTQKELAVSSIKQ; via the coding sequence ATGATGAATGAGGACTTAACTTTTCTTGGCATTCTATTATTTTTAGCTGCAATTATTTCAATAGTATGCACGAAAACAATTATCAAAAATGCTGCTAGAATCGGTTTGATTAGTGAGCCGACTGAGCGATGTGCCCATGTTAACCCAACTCCCAATGGCGGTGGATTAGCTTTTGTTATTAGTTTTCTTGCTATGGCGAGCCTCTTGTACTCGTGGAATTATATTTCTGGAAACATAGTCCTCGGTATCGGATTCGGAAGTTTATTGATTGCAGCAATTGGTTTTTTTGACGATTATCTGCACCTGTCAATAAAATTGCGTCTACTCTCTCAAACATTGATCATAACAACGACTCTGTTTGTGTTATCCCCTTTACCTTCAATTCAATTGTTAGGCTTCGAGTTAAATTCTCCCTGGGTATCCTGGACCTTAATTACTTTAATTTTAGTCTGGTGGCTCAATTTATTTAACTTCATGGATGGAATTGATGGCTTGGCATCATTGGAATCAATTTGCATCCTGGTGTCGGCGATCATACTCATTGGTTTTCAAAGAATTCTATCTAATGAAGGGGTACTTATTCTTTTATTGATCGCCAGTTTACTTGGGTTTATAGGGTATAACTGGGCTCCAGCGAAAATATTTATGGGCGATGCGGGGAGTACATTTTTAGGGTATGTTTTAGGGATGATTGCATTGCTTACAATCATTAATGGTTCTTTAAATCCTTGGGCATGGCTTATTCTATCAGGTGTATTTTGGGTTGATGCAACAACCACTCTTTTAAGGCGCATGTCAAATGGAGAGCGCTGGTACCAAGCACACCAAAGTCATACGTATCAAAGAGTATCCCGATGGCTGGAATTAAAAGACGGTACTGATAACGGTCGAAGTGTGGCGCATCGAAAAGTAACACTGTTTATTTTTATGATAAATGTCTGCTGGCTGTTTCCGTCAGCTGGAATTACTTTGATGTGGCCTGAGTGGGGGCTTTTGATTTGGGGCATCGCATGGGCTCCTCTTTTGTTCCTGGCATTTTATTTCGGTGCAGGGACTCAAAAGGAACTAGCTGTCTCCTCAATCAAGCAATAA
- a CDS encoding DUF1559 family PulG-like putative transporter, with protein MLNKALYHAEKKTNFPNCKLVLLLSGIFSLMLLTSGCQKHQEFAPQTADTAAEKTPKESNSSQTANSETPAAPQVETIDPTMVIKAGQPMTAKRFNAVKARLSQIGLAFHNFIDKNRYFLPSPEQHPEYYDESGRLKVSWRVHLLPFLDQNPLYEQFKLDEAWDSPHNAPLAKKMPEAFHSPDTPIDSNLTRFRVFEGKWDKEKKSPSTVFPMGAPTRIRDVKDGSSNTTLVVEVGPDKAIEWTKPGGLNFEHPIEEFGASASGIPVLLVDGSTKQIKRDITESKWKEIIGPQDLSRIDWKNIEVQ; from the coding sequence ATGTTGAACAAAGCCCTATACCACGCAGAAAAGAAAACAAATTTTCCCAACTGTAAACTGGTTCTGCTATTGTCAGGTATCTTCAGCTTGATGCTCCTGACGTCTGGTTGCCAGAAGCATCAGGAATTCGCCCCACAAACAGCAGATACAGCTGCCGAGAAGACACCAAAAGAAAGTAATTCCTCACAGACAGCAAATAGTGAGACGCCTGCCGCCCCACAAGTCGAAACAATCGACCCGACGATGGTGATCAAAGCAGGTCAACCAATGACGGCAAAACGTTTCAATGCTGTCAAAGCAAGGCTCAGTCAAATCGGTCTGGCTTTTCACAACTTCATTGACAAAAACCGATACTTCTTACCATCCCCTGAACAACATCCAGAATATTACGATGAAAGCGGTCGGCTCAAAGTTAGCTGGCGCGTTCATCTTCTCCCTTTCCTGGACCAAAACCCCCTCTACGAACAATTCAAACTGGATGAAGCCTGGGATAGCCCGCACAACGCACCACTGGCGAAGAAGATGCCTGAAGCCTTCCATTCCCCTGATACGCCGATTGACTCAAACCTGACTCGGTTTCGTGTCTTTGAAGGGAAGTGGGATAAAGAGAAAAAATCGCCTAGCACGGTATTTCCAATGGGGGCCCCCACACGCATCCGAGACGTCAAAGACGGATCAAGTAATACAACCCTGGTTGTCGAAGTAGGTCCTGATAAAGCAATCGAATGGACAAAACCAGGAGGATTGAATTTTGAGCATCCAATCGAGGAATTCGGTGCTTCAGCTTCCGGTATTCCCGTTCTTTTAGTAGATGGAAGTACGAAACAAATTAAACGGGATATCACTGAGTCAAAATGGAAAGAAATTATTGGGCCTCAAGACCTTTCCAGGATCGACTGGAAAAACATTGAAGTTCAATAG